The genomic window AGTGGGTTTTGCCTGAAGTCGCCGGGAGCCACAGGCAGGCGCCTAGGGTAAGGCTCATGACTGGGGCTAAGTCGTAACAAGGTAACTGTACCGGAAGGTGCGGTTGGATCACCTCCTTTCTAAGGAGTTATTTTGCGCCGCTCGCGGCGCAAATCTGGCGGCCATCGTAGCCGAACCAGACCTTCGCGCAAGCGAAGACTCGCCTAACCTGCGCCAAGATTCGGCCCGCCCCGCAAGGGGCGGGTTTTTTATTCCCTCCGAGAAGAACCTCTCTTCTCCCCCCTTGCAAAGCAGTACACTGCTCAAGGTATGACCCTCGACCCCACCGAGCTTGAACTGCGCCAGGAACCCCTTCAATTCTTCATCCACCTCTCCCGCACCAGCCCCGACATCACCACCTTCCGCTTTGCTTCAGGCAAGGAGATCGTTTTTCTCAACCACCCCGACCTGATCCGCGAAGTGCTCATCGAGCGGGCCGAGCAGTTCCACAAATCCGACCTGACCCGCGCCTTTGCCGGAGGCATGGGCAACGGCATTTTGCTTTCCGAGGGCGAGTTCTGGAAGCAACAGAGCCGGCTGATGCGCCCGGCCTTCCACTACAAACGCCTCCAGGGCTACGCCGAGGTAATGACCCGGTTTACCCTCGAGATGCTCTCGCACTGGCAGAACAGCGAAATTCGGCATATTGACGAGGACATGAACGCCCTCACGCTGCGGGTGGTGGCTAAGTGCATGTTCGATGTGGAGGCTGGCGAAGACCGCGAGATCATGCACCGGGCCATCATGCTGGGGCAGAAGGTGGTGGGCCAGATGGTCTACGGCTGGCTCAACCTGCCCGACTGGCACCCCGCTATGAACCGCGACGGCATCCGGGTGGTGCGGGCCCTGAACGAGATGGTGAGCCGGCACATCGCCCACCGGCGGGAGCGCGGCGACCTGGGCGACGATTTGCTCTCCATGCTACTGGAAGCGCAGAGCCAGTCCGACGTAGAGCTTTCCGACCGACAACTGCGCGACGAGGTACTCACGGTAATCACGGCAGGCCTCGAGACCACCGCCAACGCCCTGATTTGGACGTGGTACCTGCTCGACCAGCACCCACAGGTAAAGGCCAAGCTCAGGGCCGAGGTGGACAGCCTGGGCACACTGCCGGGTTTTGAAGACGTGCAACGTCTCCCCTATCTGGATCAGATCTTCAAGGAAAGCCTGCGGCTGTACCCGCCGGTCTGGATTATTGGGCGTGAGAACGTGGAGGCGCTTGAGCTCGGCGGCCTCAAGTTACCCCCCAAGACCCAAATTGTGATGAGCCAGTGGGCCACCCAGCGCGACCCCCGCTTCTTTGAGCAGCCCGACGAGTTCCGGCCCGAGCGCTGGACCCCCGAGTTCGAAAAATTGCTGCCGCGCGGGGCCTACTTCCCCTTCAGCCTGGGGCCCAGGGTCTGCACCGGCCAGGGCTTTGCTACCGTGGAGTACAAGCTGATTGTGGCCACGCTGCTGCAAAAGTTCGACCTCGAGCTCACCCGCCCCGCCCCCATCCGCCCCGAGCCCAACTTCACCCTCTGCGCCCACGGGGGGCTGCCCATGCGGGTACGCGCCCGGAAGTGATACCAACTTTGTTTGAACACACACCCTACAAACCGGCCACACCAACGACCTACACACCCCTCGCAACGCCTTTGGTCTTCACAAAAATCTCAACATCCGGGATTCAAAATCCCTTGTCCTGGACAGAACAACAGCTTTACCCAAACAATCTACCTTTCTCGACAAACCCTTTTTTTAACCCTGGGCTGCCGCCAGCTTGGGGGGCCGACGGATACCCAGCGACAGGAGCGCTGCTGCAATCCCAATAGCCCCGGCCAGCAAGAAAGCCAGGTTGTACTCGCCCAGCGCGTCGCGGGCGGCCCCTCCGGCCCAGGCTGCGGCAGCAGCCCCTAGCTGGTGGGCGGCAAAGACCCAGCCGTAGACCGTGCCCACGTTCTGCCGCCCGAAGTTGTCGGCCACCAGGGCCACGGTGGGGGGCACGGTGGCGATGTAGTCCAGGCCAAACACCACCGCAAAAACCAGCAGGGTCTCGGGGGTGGTGGCAAAGGGCAAGAACAAGAGCGAAAGGCCCCGGAAGCCGTAGTAAAGGCTGAGCAGCACTCGAGGGTCGTAGCGGTCGGTCAGGTAGCCCGAAGCCAGGGTGCCCACAAAGTTGAGTGCCCCCATCACGGCCAGAATGCCGGAGGCGGTGGTCGGGGTCAGGCCGCACGAGACCGCATAGGGGATAAAGTGCACCCCCACCAGGCCGTTGGAGGTCGCGCCGCAGATGAAGAAGGTGGTGGCCAGGAGCCAAAAGGTGGACGAATGCAGAGCCTTGCCCATGATGCCGGGGTCGGCGGTAATCTTCATGGGGGCCGAGCCAGAGGCCGCCCCCAGGGCCCGCAACCCCATTTCGGCGGGGCTATCTTTCATGAAGAACCACACCGGCACGAGGGCCAGCAGCGACACCGCCGCCATGATCCAGCTGGCCTCGCGCCAGCCCAGCCCGCTGGCCCAGAAGACCAGGGCCGGGATGAAGATGAGCTGGCCCGCCGAGGTGGCCGCCCCAAAGATGCCCGTCACCAGCCCCCGGTGCCGGATGAACCAGCGGTTGGCCACTGTGGCCCCCAACACCCCGCCCACCACCCCGGTGCCCACCCCGCTCAGGAGCCCCCAGAAGAGGTGAAGCTGCCAGACCTGGGTCATCAGGGCGCTCAGGGCCATGCTCAGGCCCATCAGCCCCAGCCCAAACAGGGTGATGCGCCGGGGGCCCAGGCGATCCATCAGGTAGCCGCTCAAGGGCGCCCCCAGGCCAAAGAGCACCAGGCCAATGGCTGTAGCGAAAGAAATACTCTGAATGGCCCAGCCGGTGCTGTCGTGGAGGGGCTGAATCAGGGCCCCCGGCACCGAGCGGTTACCGGCGGCAATCAGGGTCGCCACCACCGCCACCACCACCACGATCCAGCCGTAAAAAAGCCTAGGCATGCAGGGCCCCTTCCATCTGGCGCAGGGCTTCTTGAGTCTCGCGCACCAGCGTTTCGACCAGCACGGCGGCAGGCAGGCTACGGCACAGGCTGGCGGCCTGCCCCGCCCACAGCGACATGAACTCGAGGCGGCCTGCCTTGGCCGCCGCCTGGCGAATTTCGGCGGTAAGGGCATTCTGGATGGGGTAGGGCGGCACCAGGGCCTCGTAGGGCTGCATGCGCTCGATGAAGGCGTTGCGTAAACCCCGCGCAGGTCGGCCGGAAAAGGTGCGGGTAACCACGGTGGGGTCGCCCTGGGTGTGCAACAGGGCTTCTTTGTAAAGGGGGTGGATGCCCGCCTCCGGGCAGGTCAGAAAGGCTGTGCCCATCTGCACCGCCGAAGCCCCCAGGAGCAAAGCTGCTGCAATGCCCCGCCCGTCCATGATGCCCCCAGCGGCAATAACGGGGACTTTCACCGCCGCCACCACCTGCGGCAGCAGGGCCAGGGTGCCGGTCATAGAATGTTCGAAAGGCCCGATAAAGGTGCCCCGGTGGCCCCCAGCCTCAGCCCCCTGGGCAGAGATGTAGTCGGCCCCGGCCTCCTGCCAG from Meiothermus sp. CFH 77666 includes these protein-coding regions:
- a CDS encoding nitronate monooxygenase; its protein translation is MAFDLTPHPIIQAPMAGGATTPELVAAVSNAGGLGSLAGVMLPPERLREEIQKIRTLTDRPFNVNLFVLKPVQISPAELETALKRLEPIRAELGLPPGKPPVKFSEDFEAQLEVLLEEKPPVVSFHFDLLPAPQVERLHQAGCRVIGTATNVAEALAWQEAGADYISAQGAEAGGHRGTFIGPFEHSMTGTLALLPQVVAAVKVPVIAAGGIMDGRGIAAALLLGASAVQMGTAFLTCPEAGIHPLYKEALLHTQGDPTVVTRTFSGRPARGLRNAFIERMQPYEALVPPYPIQNALTAEIRQAAAKAGRLEFMSLWAGQAASLCRSLPAAVLVETLVRETQEALRQMEGALHA
- a CDS encoding MFS transporter is translated as MPRLFYGWIVVVVAVVATLIAAGNRSVPGALIQPLHDSTGWAIQSISFATAIGLVLFGLGAPLSGYLMDRLGPRRITLFGLGLMGLSMALSALMTQVWQLHLFWGLLSGVGTGVVGGVLGATVANRWFIRHRGLVTGIFGAATSAGQLIFIPALVFWASGLGWREASWIMAAVSLLALVPVWFFMKDSPAEMGLRALGAASGSAPMKITADPGIMGKALHSSTFWLLATTFFICGATSNGLVGVHFIPYAVSCGLTPTTASGILAVMGALNFVGTLASGYLTDRYDPRVLLSLYYGFRGLSLLFLPFATTPETLLVFAVVFGLDYIATVPPTVALVADNFGRQNVGTVYGWVFAAHQLGAAAAAWAGGAARDALGEYNLAFLLAGAIGIAAALLSLGIRRPPKLAAAQG
- a CDS encoding cytochrome P450, which codes for MTLDPTELELRQEPLQFFIHLSRTSPDITTFRFASGKEIVFLNHPDLIREVLIERAEQFHKSDLTRAFAGGMGNGILLSEGEFWKQQSRLMRPAFHYKRLQGYAEVMTRFTLEMLSHWQNSEIRHIDEDMNALTLRVVAKCMFDVEAGEDREIMHRAIMLGQKVVGQMVYGWLNLPDWHPAMNRDGIRVVRALNEMVSRHIAHRRERGDLGDDLLSMLLEAQSQSDVELSDRQLRDEVLTVITAGLETTANALIWTWYLLDQHPQVKAKLRAEVDSLGTLPGFEDVQRLPYLDQIFKESLRLYPPVWIIGRENVEALELGGLKLPPKTQIVMSQWATQRDPRFFEQPDEFRPERWTPEFEKLLPRGAYFPFSLGPRVCTGQGFATVEYKLIVATLLQKFDLELTRPAPIRPEPNFTLCAHGGLPMRVRARK